Sequence from the Muntiacus reevesi chromosome 9, mMunRee1.1, whole genome shotgun sequence genome:
tcctttggccacctgatgcgaagagctgactcattggaaaagaccctgatgctgggaaagattgagggcaggaggagaaggggatgacagaggctgagatggttggatggcgtcaccgactcaatggccatgtgtttgagcaaactctgggagagtgtgaaggacagggaagcctggcgtgctgcagtccatggggttgcagcagacacaactgagtgaattaaCAACAAGAACAAGCAGAAAGTCCTAAGTTTAAGAACTAAGGACAGAGCTAAGGGCTGGGCCCAGACCCCAGCTTGACCTGGCTACCCCTGGGGACAGAGCATGCATGTGACACCAAGGGGCAGCCACCTGCTTTTTGcacctctccttccccccatTGAGCTTCTTCCAGGCCAGAGTTGGCATAGCTTAGCAGAGCTCTGGGGTCAGAAGAACTGGAATCGAGTCCTGCTATGTAACCCATTCACTAAGAGCATCACTTAGACGAGTCCCTTAAgcgctctgagcctcagcttcaccATCTGATTTGGAGAAGTAAGAAACTCAAATCTAAATAGGAGGCAGTGAGGATTCGATGCGATGCTGGTGCCGGGCTAGGTTACCAGTGGAGCCTAAGTCTGTGAGCGCGGAGAAGGCTCCGgggcgcggggtggggggcgggggaggcgagGAGCACGCACCAGGGCGCGAGGCCAACCTCCGCGTCCTGACCCTCCACGATGCGCCCCTCGATGTAGGACTCGAAAAGCTCCGTCTCCGTTTGGTCCTGCAGCTTTTTCTTCTCGAACAGGGGTCGCAGGCCACAGTCTAAGGGGCAAGCGGGACCGTGACAAGCGGAGGGCCGCCGCGCTCCCGCCTGCCCGCCCGCACTTCGTGACCCCCGCGCCTTACCGGCCTCCCCGGCGCCGAAGGTCTTCTCGTTGAAGAAGGGTTGGAAATGGTCCTCGGACGTGCGTCCTTCGATGGCTGCGTCTGGGTCCTCACCCAGCCCATCTCCCAGGTCCGCATCCACCGGCTCCCCTGCAGGGACCCAAACACCTGCTGCGGCTGGGCCGGGCCCTGCCTCGCCCGCCGCCTGGGCCTCCCCGAGCCCCCATCCCGGGGTCGCGGGGGCCATGTGGCGTGGAGGTAAGCGTGCAGGCGCACCTGGGTTACTAGCGCACCGCAGCTGGCCGGCCTCACCGGCCTCAGCTGTGCGCAGCGGCCAGGCTGGCCCCTGCCTGGCCCAGGTGGGGCTGGTCAGGAAGGCCCTCTGCACACGTGGGGAGCCCGCGACCAGGGGAGGCACTGCCCCTGCCCTGACCGCCAGGCCCTGCCCTCTCACCGCAGTAGTTCAGGTCACAGTACTCAAAGCCGCCAGGCTGGCCGGCCACGTAGCACCAGGCGCCCTCCTCATCCCCGTCTGGGTTGCGGCAGAAGTTCTCCACCAGGGGCACGGCCGGGTTGAAGTCCTGGTCCTTGCTCAGGGCCTTGGCCTGCTCGCTGCTCCAGGCAAGGCAGCGGGACCCGTGTGTGGTCACCGCCAGGCGCCCCCGGTACTGCCGGCCGCGGTCGGGGATGCAAGTTTCCTGTACGGGCGACTGCCCCTGGGTGGAGCCTCCCGACCGCGGGATCAGTTCCGCTGTGACTCGGTTCTGGCCTGGTGGGCGAGGAGACACGGAGGGCAGAGAGCGTCGGACCACAGTGGAGCCAGACAGAAGGCGAAGCTCTGCCCCGTGACCTTTGACCTATATGAtgtcaagtcacttaacctctctgagccgcAGTCCGCTTGGCTGCGAAAGGGATCACTAATGAGGTTTTTTTTGCAGGGTTGTTGAGATTTAAACAAAAGATCTGGCGCAAGTGTCTGGGGCGTGGCTAGCCAGGGATAGTACCCAGGTTTCACCTCCTAGCTATCTGTACTCCATTGCTGGGGCCCGCCCGGAGTCTAAGGGATTCTGTGTTTTCACAAAGGCCCAGTAGGACAGATAGCCGGATCCACCGAGGATGGCAAAAGAGAGCAACCCATGTTTGGTAGATTGAGTTACTGGCACTAATTCGTTACCCCTGCCTGAATCTCCACACCCTCTgtcctgttattttattttatttttttgtcctgTTATTGTAAAAACAAAGTGTAGCATCCACCTCTCGACCTTGGCCTTGATCACTTGACTTGCTCTGGCCAAAGGCATGTGGGCAGAACTGACTCTGCCAGTTCTGTGTGCTTCTGTTTACTGTTTGGTATTTCTGCCATCCCATGGAAGAAGCTGCAGCCTTTCTGCCTCCCTCACCTGTGGAAGAGCAGACCTGGATCCACTCACCCATGGAGCCGAGCTCAGCTAGACCCATTGTTTGAAGCGACCGAGCCCAGCCTACATCTGGACCCCACAGACACATGATTGAGTGTGGCTGCAAGGAGCAGAGCACCCCAGCCTACCCCcagacacataaaaaataaacgcTTACTGGTGTCTGCCCCCAAGCTTTTGTGGTTTGTTGGTCACTTTGTGGACTTTGCGGGACTATTATGACCATAGCTAGCTGTCACATGATGGGAATTAATCATGAGACTCATGCAGGGCTGGACTGTACGAGGCTTGCTCTTGGTGCTCATAAAAAGGGCATGTGGGCTGAGATGGTTAGGAAGGGCTTCCTGGAGAGAAGAAGGCCCCGAGCAGGAAGGAAAGCATATTTAGAATGAGCCACGTCCTGGATCGTAAGGAAGCAAAGGctgtggagggagaggaggaggctgaAAGTGGACTCGCTCTGGCCTCCTGACGTCACTAACCGGGAAGTGTCAGTAACTAACCCTGGTCAGAGGGCATTGGCATCTCGATCCCCGCCCTGCGCTGCCAGCCTGCGCAGACCCATGGGCCGTGGCCGCGGGCCACCGGCCGCCCCCACTCACCGCACACGGGGATGCTGCACTCCTCCCTCCGCAGAGTAGGGGATGTGGTGTAGCACCAGGGCCCAGTAAGGCTGCCGTCCGGGTTGCGGCAAAAATTCTCCCGCAGGTCGGCCCCCGGGTGGGTGGTAGAGTTGATTCTGGAACAGAAAGTGGCTCAGCAAGTagcctcccccgcctcccccccaCGCCCAGCGTCTCCTCGCCCCCAGCGCCTCAGCAGACAGGCCCGCCCGTCACTCACTCCGGCTTATGTGGGTAGCGACTCCTCCACAGCTGACACTCGATGCCTGAGCGGGTGACGCTCACGTTCCCGCGGTAGTTCATCCCCACGCCTTCAGCGCAGTTTCCTGCGGAGACCCCAGCCCGGGTGTCTGACGCTGAGGACTCGGCCACCCGCCCTTCTCTCCTCGTGAAGGCCTGTTGGCCCATCCCCTCCAGGCTACTTCTGCTCCGCGACCCTTAGCTTGCCTGTACTCAGCACTTCCTTTGTGCCCAGCAGGGCTCCAGTCCATTGAACAGCAGGTGCCAAACGTTCACGGAGCGCCCCGTGTGACACCCATGTGACGGGCGCTGTGCCCAGTACTAAGGACACAGCAGTGAATACGGCCGTCAGAGTCACGGTAGGTCTCTGCCCCCACGGAGCACGTGTCCAGTGGCTCCGCACAGCAGAACGAAGACGTGAACGAGGTCCTTAGGATCCGGCCCTGGTCTGCCTGTCCAGTTATCTTAATCCTCAAGCCtaagggcctttgcacatgctcggGCCTTGGCCTTGGAATGCTTTCCTATTTACTCATCAGTGCATCCTACACATACAAGTAAACTACTCCGGGGGAGTGGTCCTTGATTCTGCCAGCTAACGAAACACTCCCTCtcctggaattctctgggcacCTGGAACAGAACTTTTCCATCCATTAATTTgatgttttgtatttttgctttcctATGAAACTAAAAGCTCCCTCATTCTCTTAAAATTCCCAGCACTTGACCATAGAGCTTGACACATTGCAGAGGTTTAGTGAGAGGTCTACCGAATAAATTACTTAACCCATGAAAGCATGGCCCGTGATTAAAGCCACGTTGAGGGGCCTACTGTCATACTAAAGGCGTATTCGGAATGCGGTGGAGGAGGGACGGTGTGCCCAGAAGGCTCAGCAAGGTGGTGCTATTTGCACTGGTTCTTGAAGGACGGGGCAGGGTGAGGTGGTTCAGCAGTGAGGGCTCTCGGAGGAGATAATCGTGTTAACAGGGGCCAGGATCTGACATATCTTGGCCTGTTTAGAGAAATGCTTTCAGGCAGCAGGGGCTCTGGCTTCAGGGTTGGTGCGATAGGAGAGAAGGCTAGAAGGGAAAGTTAAGGTCAGAACCCACCAAATTCACCAGGCTAAGAAGCCTGTGCTTTATTCTGGGGACAATGGGGACGGTGCTGGGgaatgaatgtgaccttattgaAGCTCTGCCCTGGGGGCACGGGGAAGACTGGCATGGTCCAGGGGTTGGCTGAGAATGAGGCCTTAACATTAATTCATGACACGTttattcatttcctcctccacaatgAATCATCCTATGGATGATTGCCAGGCACACAGCCAGGGGCAAAGACGCATCCTTGACCTCAGGAACAGAAAGGCCATGTCAGCTGCCAGAGGCCACCACCGCCCACCACTACTCTGCGCTTGTCTCAGGCTGACCCCTCATGTCCTACACGGGGGTCTCCCCGCCCCCATGTCAGTGCCTCACCTTCCAGACATTCATTGAGCTTTTCTCGAGGATTTCTCGCTGACTCACAAGCTAGAAAAGACCCAGAGACACCATTGAGATTGAGGTAGGGATGGGACAAGTAAGGGTGGGGCAGCATTCAGAACCAGAGGAATGGGCAGacggatggaaggaaggaaggaacaaacgaggcaggggtggaggggcggGCGATTGGTTGGACCAGAAGATTCTCTGGGGTGGAGCACTCTCCAGCTGGGGTCCCCAGGACTCCCCTCCCAGAGCAAAGTCTTCCGAGTGTTCACCTGTGTACTTGGCCCAGAACACATCCTGAAAAAACAAGGCTGAGTATGAGGTTGTGGCAGGATCCCTTTTGCTTTTTATAGTCAGCTTAGTCTTCTCCCTACACGTCCCCCTTTCCCATCCTCTGCTTACACCCTGGGGACGTGAGGTGAGCTGCCTCTACCCCTCCGCCCTGCCGGGTCAGCCAAGACTGGAAGGGATTTCTGTGGGTGGGGTAGACAGGCAAGGAGCGGCCCAGGCGGAGCCCCGGGGAAGGGAAGGCTGCACCGGGCTCCTGGGACTCTGAGGCCCCAGCGCCCAAGGAGGGCACAGAAGTTCCAGCAGAGCTAAAGCTGAGACATGTGGCCAGCGCCAGCAGCTGCAGAGATCCCAAGGTAGACAGACGTCTAAAGACTGAGGAACCCCCTTCCCTCGAAACCCTGGAGCCTCGCCGGACCCTGGGGCCCTGACAGAGCCAAGGCGCTGGGCCCTCCCCCAGAGACTGAGCTGCCCATCCCAGCGGCCCAGTGAAGCGGGGCCCACACGACGTGATCAACAAAGAGCTGCCGTGTTCGGCCCCCTCCGTTGTGTTCCTGCAGCGGGGACCCCTTGGGGGGAGCCGGGCCTCGCCTCACCCGGGCCTCACCGTGGCGCTGAGAGACTCCAGGGCCTCAAAGGCCTCCTCACGGCTGCAGAGCTCCTCCAGGCACTCTCGCTCCAGGTCGCCCTTCCGcaactcctccaggaagcccctgtTGGCGCGGCGGGCCCTCTGGAGCAGCGAGGATGCTTGCCGACGGCCCAGGAACACTGCAGGGGGAGAAGGGTGGGACGGCGGGCACCGTGGGGGCAGGAAGCAAGCCCGGCCGGCCTGCTGGCTTCCGAAACGGGGGAGGGGGCCCCCGGGATGGCGGCAGGACCCAGAAGGCAGCTGAAGGCAGCCCACTAGCCCCCTCCTTTCATGGGTCAGCCCGCCGTCCATATTGCCTGAGAGCCGCAGTCCGTGTCCGTCTAAGCTGGACACGGCGGGGACCTGGGGGTCGGCCCTGTTTCTCTCCGGGGAGACCCCAGCCCGCGGGCCCGCACCCCCGTCCGCCGGCCTGTCGCAGCTTCCAGCGCCCCTCTTACCATGCTGGCCGTGCACGAGGCTGAGCAGGGCGGCCAGAGCCAGGCAGCCAGGCAGCCGCGGGCCGAGGGCATGAGCCATGGTGTGTCCGCTCCCAGCGCTCTGCGGGCTGGTCCTGACCCCTCCAGGTTAATGTTGAACCAACGTGAAGAAATCAGCCGGGAGGCGGAGGTCAGCGGGTCAGGGCCGTGGGGACAAGCAGATGCATAGCCCACCCCCGCCATCCGGGAGGACGGCCGGGTCCTCCAGGAACCGGCACGGAGGGCCTGGGAGGAAGCCGCGGAGCGGAGCCCAGAGTAGCTGCCACCGTCCAGCCCCTCGCTCTCCGGGGTCAGTGGGGTCACAGGGCTTTCCCGCAGGCTCCTCCTCATCCTAACGCACGGTGATGGTCGCTTTGACCTCTGTGAGCCTGTCTCCGCCTCTGGGCGGTGGGGAGAGTGTCTTGCTGTGGAGACTGAAGGAGATTCTGAACTTCGAGGGGGAGCTGAGTAGGCAGTGGCTGTGTGCAGCAAAGCCCGCGGGGAGGTCTGTGGAGTCCACCGTGCGTGCATAAGGAAATGGGGGGGTGCGGCCAGATGCGAGCTGCCCTGTGACCCCAGGACAGCCCGGGGCAGGGCTGGCCACCCGGCCACGGACGGAGGGTCCCACGTCCCCTCCCCgcggcctgggagccagggaggcgTGTTCGTGTGCAGCGGTTGCCGGGAGGAGGAGCCGGGCCCTGGGCCTCCCAGGCCTCCAGTCCGTCTTCCTTCCCAGGTCGCCCAGGACCGGTGGCCCTCAGGGCAGCTCAGACCCCCACGCCCGCCGATCTCCAGGGCAGGGCCCTCGCTCTCCCCCCGCCTGTCGGCCCCGAGTGGCTGCTGCTCCCACATGACCCCTTGCCCGGCCTCCCCCAGTTCCCGATTGCAGTAGAAAGGTAAATATTAGTCCTGGGTCTAATTAGGACAGAGGGCCAAAGAGCAGGAACGCAGGGAGCATAGGTTTTCGCCTCCCCATCCTCCCGGCCTGGCCGTCTGGGGTCTGGACTGGGGTCATGTCCAGTGTGGGAAGATCACACGGAGAGGCCCAGGGCAGAGCAGGGGATGAGGGGTGGCTGGGAGCTAGGGACCAGGGCTCCCAGGAGTCAGCTCAGCTCCTGGGTGGCCCGGTTCCACCAccgtatatatatttatgttatattcattcctatttttctatgtattttaaaaactcaggttCAGCTTGTATACAACAATGTTGAAACAACTCACAGTGTTTCACTCAAACTGTTATTATGCACACACCCACGTAACTAGCACCAGCTCAAGAAGAGGATGTCTCCATCCCCCAACAGACTCCTTTGAGTCCTTCCTGAGATAATCACTACTCTAACCACCATCATTATTACCATAGATCAGTGCTCCTACTTTTgcacttcatataagtggaaacCACCAGCATATACCTGTTTGTCTGGCTTCTCTGGCTCAGCACGTTTCTGAGGTTCATTCCTGCTGTGTGTATCAGCAATCTGCTCCTTTTAAAGCTGTGTAGTATTTCATTGCATGAATATTGTAATTTCGTTTATACATTCACCTGTCAGTGGGCTtcttgggtggtgctagtggtaaagaacctacctgacaatgcagggcACATAagaggcacgggttcgatccttgggttgggaaaatctgctggagaaggaaatggcaacccactccagcattcttgcctggagaatcccaaggacagaggagccagaattAGGCCTCCACATGGGGCTATAATGACTGGTACTGCTGTGAATATTCGTGGACAGGTCTTCTGGTGTAGATAAGCACTGATTTCTGTTGTGTACAGAAGATCCAAGAATGGGTCCCAAGGCAGGCATTTGTCTTGACTAAGACACTTTGACAAACAGTCATCCCGAGTGGTTGTACtggtttacactcccaccagcaatgtttGAAGACTTTCAGCAGCTTGTATCACACCAGCTCATCTATCCACTTACAGCGACCATTCTGAGGGGTGTGTTGGTGTTtcgttgtggttttaatttgtattcccTGTTGACTTATGATGTTGAGCCaactctgtgtttttttcttttcttgtagtggAATGGTGAAAAGATTTCACCTCATTAACTTCTTTAAAAACTCCATATGAGTAAGGAAAGGGGGAGAGCTGAAAAGGAATGTAGTTTCATCCTTCCTGGATTTTTTTTGAAGGCGGCggaacttcccagaccagggatggaacctgcggaTCCTGCAgtggtcttaacccctggactaagTCCTCATCCTGCCTGCTCAGAGGCAGGGCTCTTCCTCCtgcagagcagcagccagggccAGTGCTGAGTCATcctgagagggaggagggggtgctGGCCAGGAGAAGGACACAGTTCATGACAGCGGCCCCCGTCTCTGGAGAGGTCCGGCCGAGCGCCTGCCTTGTTCCCTCACGGTCAGAAACCCCCATCCCAGCAGCCAAGGCCCGCAGCCTGCAGGAGAGTgctggcctgggaggctggtCCTGGGTCTCACTACCTGTAAAGACAGAACTTTAACAACATTCACTGCACAAGGCTGTTGTTGAAAAGCTTCAGGTCACACTGGCCTCTCCACAGGCTCTTCTTCGGACTTGCAGCCTTGCTGAGTCCATGGCACGCTCGTGCACAGACTTGGCCGTGCAGGGGCAAGACTTGGCCATGCCTTCCTCGAGCTGTTTTCAGACGATGTTCCCAAGGAGAAAATATGAGATTTGGGTGTAAGGATCCCTGCTTTCCCAGGCTTGTTCCTGGACTTATGAATCAGGATGAAGATACAAGCCATGATAGTACCCACAGCCACATCCATTTAGGGGGGAGAACTTTTCTGATGAGAACTTCATTTTGAACATATCCAGACATCTGGTCCTTGGCAAATGCTGGACCCAATGCAAATGGTTCGGTTGGTTGTTAGCGCAGCTAACAACAATGAGTTGGATGGCCAGACTGGGTTCTTTGGTCAGGAGAGAGACACATAGATACTGTGGAGGCCATGAGCACTTGAAGCCAGGGGCAAGACCAACAAGAAGACTGTtggtcattctgttttttttttttttttggtagtattttcttggccatgccacccagcttgtgagatcttagttccccaaccagggattgaacccgcatcccttgcattggaagcatagagtcttaaccactggatcaccagggaattcccatttgATAAATTTGATTTTGTGTTTTATCTTATCTCCATGGTTCCTCTTGTCCCTGCAGAGACCACCTCCCAGCTCTCAAATCCTGCTATGTTTGTGCTCTCACTGTAATTCTTTGAATTCCAAATACTTCTTGTCTCCTTCCAGGCCTAGTTGGATTCAGTTTACTGGTGTAAAGTCAAAACTAAATTACTCCCCCAGTCTCACAAGGCCTGtcacacagtaagcactcaatcAACAGCATGGATTATGGGATATGATGCAACAAGAAATCCACAGTGATGCCAATGAAGGGTTCTTCCTACAAGAGTAACCTGGACTGGATCAAACCTCTCGATTTAATTACTAGTTTAGAGGAAGGACAGACAACAGAAGAATAAGACACCAGCCACGAGGAAGGAGGCACATTCGACAAGACAAACGACCTGGTTCCTCTAGCAAATCCGTGACATGGAAATGAAAGGGGTGGGCAGCAGAGACTGTTCAGAGCAGAAACGTAAGACCTAACAATAAATGCACAGGGGAACAGAATGACCACGATTGGTTCAGACCTTTGAACACATCAACTGTAAAAAGACTATTTTCGGACAAATGAAGTTCAAACATAGGTTAGATATGCAATGATAtggaataattatttttagtttgcCAAGTGTTAGCTGacatatggttttattttttaaaatccttataAGTTATAGATTATACTTAGGGATTTATAATAAACAGATGAAACAAGCAGGGCAAAATGTTAATGATCATTGAATCTGGGCAGTAGGGGTTGTTACATTATTCTTTTACCTGTTTTGTGTTTGAAAACATTCATGGTGAAAGTGGGCTTAATTCCTTAAGAAATGGAGGCCAGGGTTATCAAGTGGGTCCTAGTTGGACAGCCTCCCTGCTCTCCTGAGTGAACACAAGATGCACTCACTCGCTATTTTGTGGAGAGGACTTGGGGAGTACGCCGCTCTGTGAATGTGGCTCTGGGGGGATCCGAGAGTTCTATGGGTCAGGGTAGCACCTCCATGGGCAAAGGACCCCAGCAGACTAAGTACAGGCTCAGGCCTCAGGGCCCACCACAAGCCGCCCAGCCTCCAGGGATCTTTTCCCTGGAATTCTCTGGGGCCAGGAGGTACCTATCCTCAAGCCTGTCATTCCTGCTTTCACCACAAACACATACGTGTACCTTTCAAGCAGGTTGaatttttctctgagaacaaggtCATAATGAGGGGTTGCATGTTGGCATCAAAGAAAATCATGGCTGAAGCCAACATTATGTTGTAAAGTGAAGCTCTACAATCACTCAAATCAGCCAAATTGTGTTCCAGGACATAGAATTACAGAATTTCAGAGCCTGAAAGGAGATCAGATATTACTAAATCCAGATATTTTGAAACCTAGGCCTCTGGGTATGGACTACATGATGGCCTATCTttctgcatattaaaaaaaaaaactcaaaaaattctaaaagtaatttttataacttttcccccaggaattccctggcagttcagtggatAGGACTCAAGCTTTTATTGCCGAGGACCCTGATTCAATCCctcattggggaactaagattccataagctacatggtgtggccaaaaaattaaaaaggaattttCTCCCTTTTGGCTGAAATTATATCTTTTTAGGTGGTtgccttgtctttttttccttaagctgATCCgcattttctattttgatttaaatatatataaatttctcttaataagattttttaaaaaaatatgacacacagaagaaaaaaagtgagCCAAAAAAGGCTTCATGATGAAGCTGAGATTGGGGTCCACTGATCTGATCCTCTCCCAGGTCATTGAAGAAAGGGAGCCTGAGAGTTGGGAAGCTAACGGTCAAGGTCTTACAGACAGGTAGTGATCCAGCGAGGACCAGGACCTACTTCCTGCCTCCTGGGCCATCACTCTCCTCACACAACCCCGTCTTGGCATTTGGCAGGGTAGAGCCTAGCTGCCTACAAACTTACCCGAGGGGGATCTGTTCTAAGACCCTCAGGGGATGCCTGAGACCATGGACAGCACTGAACCCTGTCCATGCTGCTTTTCCCTACACTCACGGGGAGGTCGTCTCCACTGGGTGCAGTGATACGCACACCCTGGGTGGCAGGGCAAGAGGCTTCACTGTGCTACTCAGAGTGAGCTCACAGCTTAAAATCTGCAAAttacttccagaattttccatttaatgctTTTGGATGGGAGTTGACTGCAGGTAACTGAAACCATAGAAAGTGAAACCgatgttggggggggggtgtgtgtgtggggactACCGTATATCCACAGGACGTGTACCTGAATATAACAGTACTGAGTGATGCTGACCTGCCCAACAAGCACTACCTATGGGCAACATGGACCTCAACCTTGTCCTCCACGTGAAGGGGGCTGGttccaagacttttttttttttttaattggttacaCCGGGTTTTAGTTGAAGCATGGGAGAgctagttccttgactagggatggaatccagacccctgcattgggagtgcagtcttcaccactggaccaccagggaagtcc
This genomic interval carries:
- the F2 gene encoding prothrombin produces the protein MAHALGPRLPGCLALAALLSLVHGQHVFLGRRQASSLLQRARRANRGFLEELRKGDLERECLEELCSREEAFEALESLSATDVFWAKYTACESARNPREKLNECLEGNCAEGVGMNYRGNVSVTRSGIECQLWRSRYPHKPEINSTTHPGADLRENFCRNPDGSLTGPWCYTTSPTLRREECSIPVCGQNRVTAELIPRSGGSTQGQSPVQETCIPDRGRQYRGRLAVTTHGSRCLAWSSEQAKALSKDQDFNPAVPLVENFCRNPDGDEEGAWCYVAGQPGGFEYCDLNYCGEPVDADLGDGLGEDPDAAIEGRTSEDHFQPFFNEKTFGAGEADCGLRPLFEKKKLQDQTETELFESYIEGRIVEGQDAEVGLAPWQVMIFRKSPQELLCGASLISDRWVLTAAHCLLYPPWDKNFTKDDLLVRIGKHSRTRYERKVEKISMLDKIYIHPRYNWKENLDRDIALLKLKRPIEFSDYIHPVCLPDKQTAAKLLQAGFKGRVTGWGNRRETWTTSVTEVQPSVLQVVNLPLVERPVCKASTRIRITDNMFCAGYKPGEGKRGDACEGDSGGPFVMKSPYNNRWYQMGIVSWGEGCDRDGKYGFYTHVFRLKKWIQKVIDRF